CTCGACTCCAAGACATCAACGGCACCACTAGCTAAGGCAATGGCCTCCGGTGCCTGAGCTAGTCCTGGGGTCTTCGGGGAAATCAGCCGTAGATCGCTAAAACCCATTGTTTTTAGTGCGCGCGCAGCCGAACCCACATTTCCAGGGTGACTAGTTTCAACCAAAACCCAGCGCAGTAACTGTGCTTGTGCGGTATTCATATCAACAGGAATTCTCTAGGGGCTTGGACGTTCAAAGGGGCAATCGTTTAGAATCATGGTGTTAGCTCCTTATTGTCCCGCAGTTTGCAATCTGGTGAGCTTGTTCTTATTTAATTTGTCCATCAAAACTATGCATCCCATGTTAAATGTGGCCGTTAAGGCTGCCCGTCGTGCCGGAACCGTGATTAACAGAGCTTCTCTGAATTTAGAGCGACTTCAAGTTGACCGCAAACAACATAATGACTTTGTTACTGAGGTGGACAGACAGGCTGAGGCGGCTATTATTGAAACGCTCAGCGAGGCCTATCCTTCCCATGGCTTTTTGGCTGAAGAAACTGGCGCTCAAAATACGGATGCTGAAAACGTCTGGATCATCGATCCTCTCGATGGCACAACTAACTTTATTCACGGTTTCCCACAATACGCTGTTTCAATTGCCTTGTCTGTGAATGGGGTAACCCAGCAAGCAGTGGTTTATGACCCAACCCGCGATGAACTTTTCACCGCCACTCGTGGCGCCGGTGCTTATTTGGATCGTCGGCGTTTGCGTGTTGCTACTCAAGACCGTTTAGCTAACTCCTTGTTGGGCACTGGCTTTCCCTATCGCGATGATCAGGATTTGGAAAAGTATTTAAAAATCTTTGCAGATATGTCACGAAATTGTGCAGGTCTGCGTCGCCCTGGTGCTGCATCCCTCGATTTAGCTTATGTAGCTGCAGGTCGTTACGATGGATTTTTTGAGAGTGATCTCAAGCCGTGGGATATGGCTGCAGGTGCTTTGTTGATTACTGAAGCCGGTGGACTCATCGGCAACTACCGCGGCGAAGAAGGTTTCTTGCAAAGTGGCGAAGTGATGTGTGCAAACCCGCGTATCTTTGCTCAGATGGTGCAGTGCTTATCTAAATATTCCACCTGTTAATAGGCGGCAGTATTACATTTTGATCAGGTCGGCGTAACGTACGCCGTCTTGATTAATCAGTAGCGCGCTTGCGCGTGGTCGCCCGCTCTCGGGATGATCTAAATCCCAATCCGACAATACCCAGCGTTGCCATTCTTGACTCAAAAGTTGCTCTTGGTGGTGATTTGGTAGATGGGTATGCCCATGAATTAATAGACCCGCATTCTGATCTCTTAGTACTGCCGCACATGCTGCCATGGTGACATTTGTTTTGGCTTGCGCACCTTCAGTTGAAGATTGGATTGCACGTTGATATTGCACGCCACTATTGCTACGTAGATGATTTGCAATAGAGCGACGCCAATTCAAAGGTAGCCTCAAAAATAGTTTTTGAATCCAAGGTTTGCGAACCCAACTGCGGAACACTTGATAGCCAACATCTGCCGTACAAAGAGAGTCTCCGTGACAGAGAACATATTCAGATCCGGCAATATTGATCTTGCTCGGATCGGGCATGAGGGTCATACCCGTTTTGCTTAAGAAATGCTTTCCAATTAAAAAGTCACGATTACCGTGAAGGTAATACGTTTTTACTTTAGTGGAGAGTGTTGCGAGCGCATGTTTTACTTCTTGTTGAAATGGTGAATGAAGGGCGGCGTCATCTCCAACCCAATACTCAAACAAGTCTCCCAGGATAAAGACCGCCCCTACCTTAGGAGCATCCTTTTCACAAAAATCAAAAAATCGTTGCGCCGTCAAAGGCATTGACGGCGTGAGATGTAAATCAGAAATGAGCAGCGCGCTCGCGTATTGCGGAATCATTACTCGAGAACACTTGCCTTCTCAATGACAACATCCTCTGCAGGAACATCTTGATGAAAGCCGGCATTACCAGTCTTCACCTTGCGAATGGTGTCAACTACATCAAGGCCATCAGTAACTTTGCCAAAAACTGCATAACCCCAGCCTTGAGCATTCGGGGCAGTGTGGTTCAGGAAATCATTGTCATTGACGTTAATGAAAAATTGGGCTGTTGCAGAGTGCGGATCGCTGGTGCGTGCCATGGCTACTGTGCCACGTTCGTTCTTGAGGCCATTGTTCGCCTCATTCTCAATTTGGGCGCCAGAAGATTTTTCTTTTAAGCCTGCAGTCATGCCACCGCCTTGAATCATGAAGTTATCGATCACGCGATGGAAAATCGTGCCATCGTAATGACCGCTTTTTACGTACTGCAAAAAATTGGCAACGGTCTTTGGAGCTTTAGCGGCATCTAATGAAAGGGTGATGTCACCCTTATTTGTTTTGAGTAGAACTTTAGTCATGGTGAATTCACTTTCCGAGAGTTAGTGGGTAAAAATGCTAAAAATTATTTTGAGTTTGGCGCCATCGGCGCAGCCACCTTTTTAGATGGCTTCAGGATTTCCATTAACGCTTTTGAGCGATTCGTGTATTGACGCTGATTGAGGACGGCATCTTTCGCTGCATTGTCGTAGGCCTGGGCAGCAAGGCGAATATAGACCTCACCGAGATTGGCTGAAGCAACGGTGTAGCTTGGGCGTAATTTCAATGCGAGCTCTAAATAATCTCTAGCCTCAATCCAGTTGCCCTGATTGGCTGCTAGTGCTGCTAGGTTGTTATAAGGCTCGGGTAGTTCTGGAAATTGTTGGGTAATTTCAATTAAAGTTTTCTTGGCTGCATCCCATTGACGCATTTCAATCTGCATGCGTGCCTTGACGTAACGAAGCTGCACATTGCCCGGCGTTTTCTTGAGACGCTGATTAATCAGATCAATGGCTTCTGGATATTTTTTGGCTTTGACCAACTTTTCAATGTCGGACGGAACACCATTTTTCGTTACTGGATCTGGCTCAATGATTAAAAAAGATAGAAATGGAACGGCTACAGAGTCTGAGAGCTCAGAATTGAATTGGTCGTATCCAGCGTCATTGCCAGCTAGTCTTGGCGGGTCATTAGGCCCATAGGAGCCTAAATAGGGCGCCTGAGTGCTTGGTGCAGCTGTAGTCGAGGCATTATTGAGGGCTTTAATTTCAGCGTCTGCCAGCTGTTGCCCGGGGGTGCTGCAAGCTGCCAAAAATAAAACAGCAAAAATAGCGCTTAAGCCACCCAATTGGGCTGGACGTAGTGAAAAAAGGTTAGCTGGCATAGGGGGTGGGGTGAAAAACTGACTCATTCGATATACTCAGCGCTCAGTCTAACAAATTGGCGCTACTTGCCCACCTTTATAGCCTCTATGCTGCAAATCTATAACACCCTCAGTCGTTCCAAACAGGCCTTTAAGCCCATCGAGCCAGGCAAGGTGAAGATGTATGTCTGCGGAATGACGGTCTATGACTTTTGCCACATCGGTCACGCCCGAGTGATGATTGTGTTTGATATGGTCGTGCGCTGGTTGCGAGCTAGTGGCTACGAAGTGGTCTACGTGCGCAATATCACTGACATTGATGACAAGATCATCAATCGCGCTATTGAGAATGGTGAGCCTATTTCTGCGCTGACACAGCGTTTTATCGATGCAATGCACGCCGATTCCGATGAATTGGGTTTGATGCATCCGGATCATGAGCCTCGCGCAACAGATTACATAGGTCAAATGCAGGGCATTATTGGCCGCTTGATTGAAAAAGAATTGGCCTATCAAGGCGAGGATGGCGATGTCAATTTCGCTGTTCGCTTGTTCCCGGAATACGGTCGTCTCTCTGGTAAATCCTTGGATGAATTAAATGCTGGTGAACGTGTTGCCGTTGGTGGTGGTAAACGTGATCCATTAGATTTTGTTTTATGGAAAAGCGCGAAACCAGAAGAGCCCGCCGACACGCGTTGGAGTTCCCCTTGGGGCGAAGGTCGTCCTGGATGGCATATTGAGTGTTCTGCTATGTCCTGCGATTTGCTAGGTGAGCACTTTGATATTCATGGTGGTGGCGCTGATTTGCAGTTCCCCCATCACGAGAATGAGATTGCTCAGAGTGAGGGCGCTCTATATGGCCAAGATCACAAGGCCAGCGATGCCCCCTTTGTCAATTATTGGATGCACAACGGACACATTCGTGTAAATGAAGAAAAGATGTCCAAATCATTGGGCAATTTTTTCTTGATCCGCGACGTTCTCAAGAATTTCGATCCTGAGGTCTTGCGCTTCTTTATGTTGCGTGCCCACTATCGCAGTCCGATTAACTATAGCGATGCTCAGCTTGAGGAGGCTCGCTCTGGTTTGGTGCGCCTGTATACGGCCTTGGCCCAAGTGCAGCTTGGTAATAGGTCTGTAGAGCCTGACCCAATATGGGCGAAGCGCTTTGCTGATGCTATGAATGATGACTTCAATACCCCAGAGGCTATTGCAGCTCTTTTTGACCTGGCTAGTGAAGTTAATCGTGCGCAAGGAGAAGACAAAGTGCGCCTAGCTAGTACGCTCAAGGCGTTGGCCGGTAACCTCAACTTCTTGCAGCGAGACCCAACTGTATTCTTGCAGGAAGGATCTCGGGGTGCTGATGGGGGTCTATCTGCTGCTGCTATCGAAGAGCAGATTGCGGCTCGAGTTGCTGCAAAGCAAGCCAAAGATTTTGCTAAAGCAGATGCGATTCGCAAAACTTTGTTGGAGCAGGGTGTGGTTTTAGAAGATAAACCCGGTGGTCTTACAGAATGGCGTAGAAGTTAATTAAAGATGGTTTATTTTGAGTAAAACTGCAGAACTGGTCGTCGTCGAAGAGGCTGCCCCACAGTATTGGGAGCAGGCTTGTGCCGAGTTGATGAAGCATGACCGTATTCTAAAAAAGTTGATTCCTAAACATGGTTCAGTTTTTTTGAGAACACGTGGTGATGCATTTACAACATTGGCTAGATCTATTGTTGGCCAACAAATTTCAGTAGCGGCAGCGCAGTCGGTTTGGAATAAGACATTGCTCGCCGCTAAAAATAAAGTCAATCCTAAAAATATCCTTGCTTTAAGTGTTGAAGAATTACGCGCAGCCGGTTTGTCGGGTCGCAAGGTGGAGTACATCCGTGATTTAGCCGAACACTTTAATTCTGGTCGCTTACATGCGAATCAATGGAAAGGCATGGAGGATGAAGCCATCATCAAAGAACTGTGTGAAATTCGGGGTATTGGGCGCTGGACTGCTGAAATGTTCCTCATTTTCAACATGGTTAGGCCTAATATTCTCCCTTTGGATGATGCTGGCCTAATTAAGGCTATTTCCCTCAATTACTTCAGTGGAGAGCCTGTTAGCAGGCATGAGGCCCGAGAAGTAGCTGCTAATTGGGCCCCTTGGTGCACGGTTGCAACCTGGTATATGTGGAGAAGTCTCGACCCCATCGCCGTTGAATATTAAAATCAAGCTATGAAAACGACTTTCCTGGATTTTGAGCAGTCAATCGCTGAACTAGAGTCAAAGATTGAAGAGCTGCAATTTGTGCAAGATGAATCATCAGTGGATATCTCTGATGAGATCAAAACGCTTACCGAAAAAAGTCAGCAACTGACTAAAGACATCTATGCCAACCTAAGCCCTTGGCAAGTTTCACAAGTGGCGCGTCATCCACAGCGCCCTTACACCCTCGATTATGTTGGCGCATTGTTTACGGACTTTCATGAACTTCATGGTGATCGTAATTTTGCGGATGATCAATCCATCATCACTGGCTTAGCCCGTTTTGAAAATCAGCCATGTATGGTTATTGGCCATCAAAAAGGTCGCGATACAAAAGAACGTGCATTAAGAAATTTTGGTATGAGTCGCCCTGAAGGTTATCGAAAAGCAAAGCGTGTCATGCGCTTGGCGGAAAAATTTAAATTACCAGTGTTCACCTTTGTCGATACACCAGGTGCATTCCCGGGTATCGATGCAGAAGAGCGCAACCAATCGGAAGCAATTGGTCACAATCTGTATGTTCAGGCTGAGTTAGAAGTGCCTATCATCGCCACCATAATCGGTGAGGGTGGTTCTGGTGGCGCACTGGCTATTGCAATGGGTGACGTGGTGCTGATGTTGCAAAACTCAACGTATTCCGTGATCTCACCTGAAGGCTGTGCATCTATTCTTTGGAAGACTGCTGATAAAGCGCCAGAAGCTGCTGAGCAATTAGGTTTGACCGCGCAACGTTTAAAAGCAATCGGCTTGATCGATAAGATCGTTCCTGAGCCAACTGGTGGCGCGCATCGTGATTACGACACCATGATGAACAATATGCGCAAAGCTTTGGCCGATTCCCTCAAAACCTTCGATGGCATGAAAGTGGATGCGCTTCTTGAGCGTCGCCATGAGCGCTTGATGAGTTATGGCAAATTCAAGGA
The window above is part of the beta proteobacterium CB genome. Proteins encoded here:
- a CDS encoding Inositol monophosphatase translates to MLNVAVKAARRAGTVINRASLNLERLQVDRKQHNDFVTEVDRQAEAAIIETLSEAYPSHGFLAEETGAQNTDAENVWIIDPLDGTTNFIHGFPQYAVSIALSVNGVTQQAVVYDPTRDELFTATRGAGAYLDRRRLRVATQDRLANSLLGTGFPYRDDQDLEKYLKIFADMSRNCAGLRRPGAASLDLAYVAAGRYDGFFESDLKPWDMAAGALLITEAGGLIGNYRGEEGFLQSGEVMCANPRIFAQMVQCLSKYSTC
- a CDS encoding UDP-2,3-diacylglucosamine hydrolase, with the translated sequence MIPQYASALLISDLHLTPSMPLTAQRFFDFCEKDAPKVGAVFILGDLFEYWVGDDAALHSPFQQEVKHALATLSTKVKTYYLHGNRDFLIGKHFLSKTGMTLMPDPSKINIAGSEYVLCHGDSLCTADVGYQVFRSWVRKPWIQKLFLRLPLNWRRSIANHLRSNSGVQYQRAIQSSTEGAQAKTNVTMAACAAVLRDQNAGLLIHGHTHLPNHHQEQLLSQEWQRWVLSDWDLDHPESGRPRASALLINQDGVRYADLIKM
- a CDS encoding peptidylprolyl isomerase; amino-acid sequence: MTKVLLKTNKGDITLSLDAAKAPKTVANFLQYVKSGHYDGTIFHRVIDNFMIQGGGMTAGLKEKSSGAQIENEANNGLKNERGTVAMARTSDPHSATAQFFINVNDNDFLNHTAPNAQGWGYAVFGKVTDGLDVVDTIRKVKTGNAGFHQDVPAEDVVIEKASVLE
- a CDS encoding TPR repeat-containing protein, with protein sequence MSQFFTPPPMPANLFSLRPAQLGGLSAIFAVLFLAACSTPGQQLADAEIKALNNASTTAAPSTQAPYLGSYGPNDPPRLAGNDAGYDQFNSELSDSVAVPFLSFLIIEPDPVTKNGVPSDIEKLVKAKKYPEAIDLINQRLKKTPGNVQLRYVKARMQIEMRQWDAAKKTLIEITQQFPELPEPYNNLAALAANQGNWIEARDYLELALKLRPSYTVASANLGEVYIRLAAQAYDNAAKDAVLNQRQYTNRSKALMEILKPSKKVAAPMAPNSK
- the cysS gene encoding Cysteinyl-tRNA synthetase, encoding MLQIYNTLSRSKQAFKPIEPGKVKMYVCGMTVYDFCHIGHARVMIVFDMVVRWLRASGYEVVYVRNITDIDDKIINRAIENGEPISALTQRFIDAMHADSDELGLMHPDHEPRATDYIGQMQGIIGRLIEKELAYQGEDGDVNFAVRLFPEYGRLSGKSLDELNAGERVAVGGGKRDPLDFVLWKSAKPEEPADTRWSSPWGEGRPGWHIECSAMSCDLLGEHFDIHGGGADLQFPHHENEIAQSEGALYGQDHKASDAPFVNYWMHNGHIRVNEEKMSKSLGNFFLIRDVLKNFDPEVLRFFMLRAHYRSPINYSDAQLEEARSGLVRLYTALAQVQLGNRSVEPDPIWAKRFADAMNDDFNTPEAIAALFDLASEVNRAQGEDKVRLASTLKALAGNLNFLQRDPTVFLQEGSRGADGGLSAAAIEEQIAARVAAKQAKDFAKADAIRKTLLEQGVVLEDKPGGLTEWRRS
- a CDS encoding HhH-GPD family protein, which translates into the protein MSKTAELVVVEEAAPQYWEQACAELMKHDRILKKLIPKHGSVFLRTRGDAFTTLARSIVGQQISVAAAQSVWNKTLLAAKNKVNPKNILALSVEELRAAGLSGRKVEYIRDLAEHFNSGRLHANQWKGMEDEAIIKELCEIRGIGRWTAEMFLIFNMVRPNILPLDDAGLIKAISLNYFSGEPVSRHEAREVAANWAPWCTVATWYMWRSLDPIAVEY
- a CDS encoding acetyl-CoA carboxylase, carboxyl transferase, alpha subunit — translated: MKTTFLDFEQSIAELESKIEELQFVQDESSVDISDEIKTLTEKSQQLTKDIYANLSPWQVSQVARHPQRPYTLDYVGALFTDFHELHGDRNFADDQSIITGLARFENQPCMVIGHQKGRDTKERALRNFGMSRPEGYRKAKRVMRLAEKFKLPVFTFVDTPGAFPGIDAEERNQSEAIGHNLYVQAELEVPIIATIIGEGGSGGALAIAMGDVVLMLQNSTYSVISPEGCASILWKTADKAPEAAEQLGLTAQRLKAIGLIDKIVPEPTGGAHRDYDTMMNNMRKALADSLKTFDGMKVDALLERRHERLMSYGKFKEIEAKP